AATTAAGTTCAAAACTCAATGCTTCAATACAATAAATGGTCAAGTGTGTACtgcattatattatattatcctATGATCTAAtctaaaataaattgattaagtCAAGGATAAGAATACAGAATATAATAGAGAAAGTTGATGggatttaataaatttttttaatattaaaagaaaatggtgtaaaaaaattgttatgttttttatttttaatattattcttttttttaatatattttataatataaaaataaaattattttttataatatttttttatttttctttcattcaaatacatataaaaaaaaatttcactcaaattttttttatttttttttatttttttcttcttaaccAAACATAGCCTAAAAGAGAGAAGTTCGAAAGAAGATGGACACGTGGCTGGCTACTGAGAGAATGTGGTGAGTAAGTGCTACTGATTATCCAAAGGGATATGCCCTTTGGTCAAAAATTGCCGTCCAAAATGACACTGAAATTTTACACAAATTACGTGGTGAACCAATCATCACATGAATTATAAGTGTcttgcatatatatatacaagcaGAAAAGGTACACATAGAAGGAACAAAATAGAGtgcaaaacaaagaaaatgggAAGCAAAGATGTGAAGTTGGTGAGCTATTGGGTGAGTCCGTTCGGTAAAAGAGCTGAGTGGGCATTGAAACTGAAGGGTGTGGAATATGAGTACATAGAAGAAGATATATACAACAAGAGCAACCTTCTTCTTGAGCTGAACCCGGTCCACAAGAAGGTTCCAGTTCTTGTACATGGCAACAAGGCAATCGCGGAATCATTTGTGATCCTTGAATACATCGATGAAACATGGAAGCAGTATCCATTGATGCCTCACGATCCTTATCAAAGAGCTCATGCTCGCTTTTGGGCTATTTCTGCTGAACAAAAGGTGACttatataaaattgaataattcTCTCATTTTATTTCCCTCAACGGGTAATTAACGTCCAGCAGATATCTTTTGTCCGCTttgaatttatcatttttaCTAGTTATATTTTTTGATCGAGCTTGGATTATATTTCCTAGACCTCCATCTACATAGTCCTGTTCTCAATAGATGACTTCCGCTTTATGACTTCTCTCGGGTTAATCGATCTATTAAGATTTagataccaaaaaaaaatagaagcttTAGTTAGAGAGAAAAGTTTGTTACTTTGAAACATCAAATCATCTAATATTGATTCAATTTGGCTTAAAAGctacttttttcaaaaatattgtttacacaaaatattaatgaaaaatgttatatatacacatctttttatgaattaaaaccACCCAAATTAAACAATAGAATTTAGATAAGTAGTGAGTGAGCAAATGAGATTGTGAAAGTGTTGtgaataatttttgttaatgttaGACTAACTTATTAATTGGACTTGGTTCACAAAATAATCTTAAGAGTGTACTATTNNNNNNNNNNNNNNNNNNNNNNNNNNNNNNNNNNNNNNNNNNNNNNNNNNNNNNNNNNNNNNNNNNNNNNNNNNNNNNNNNNNNNNNNNNNNNNNNNNNNNNNNNNNNNNNNNNNNNNNNNNNNNNNNNNNNNNNNNNNNNNNNNNNNNNNNNNNNNNNNNNNNNNNNNNNNNNNNNNNNNNNNNNNNNNNNNNNNNNNNNNNNNNNNNNNNNNNNNNNNNNNNNNNNNNNNNNNNNNNNNNNNNNNNNNNNNNNNNNNNNNNNNNNNNNNNNNNNNNNNNNNNNNNNNNNNNNNNNNNNNNNNNNNNNNNNNNNNNNNNNNNNNNNNNNNNNNNNNNNNNNNNNNNNNNNNNNNNNNNNNNNNNNNNNNNNNNNNNNNNNNNNNNNNNNNNNNtttatattatataatattattttttaaatcatgtttaattaaattttgttaattaaatttttatattataacatTTGGTAAATTCAATGTTTTCGatttagtttaaaattaaatttgagcACCGAAAAATAACATTACAATTTATAAGTATTAGAATAAAATCGGAGTCTGAGTAAAAATAAATTCGTCCAACCTTGCTATCTTCACCGTTGCTTGGAGAGggtttgaaaatcaaaattcattttgaaatactcaatattatataaatagcATTTTTCAACCAACaatcagagtggcgcagcgGAAGCGTGGTGGGCCCATAACCCACAGGTCCCAGGATCGAAACCTGGCTCTGATAGATTAGAGTAGCTTCTGCCACAGTCTTTTTTCGTTCTCCCAACTTGGAATTTCACTTTTCTGCTAAGTTAGTGTAACAATTTTCCAAATTCAAAgggtaaatactaaataatacgAGGTGCACTTTATAAAGGTTGGGGAAGGCTCATGGATTGCACTGATTAAAAGcggagaagaaaaggaaaaggctCTGGATAAAGCCTCAGAGGTACTTGAGAAGATAGAGGAAGAGATCAAGGGTAAGAAATTCTTTGGAGGGGACAACATTGGATACCTTGACATTGCACTTGGATGGATCCCTTGCATTATTCCCCTTTGGGAGGAAGTTGGGTCAATGCAAATAATTGACCCTCTGAAGTTGCCAGCCATCAATGAATGGATGACCAATTTCCTCAACCACCCTGTTGTCAAGGACTCTCTGCCCCCAAGAGACAAGGCCCTTGATTACTTCCACTCtctcaaaaagaaaaatgcacctaattaattatatacatATGTATGCTAATGTGTCTATGTGAGTTATTACCATCTATTTTCTATCGTTTAGTAAAAAGGATGTGTCAAAATGTTATGAGTTGGTAAATTGGTATGATATGTGACATTCATACCAAGTTATTGTGGAAGGCTTGCGTTGTGTTCTTTTTTCCATTAAAACATTGTCttgttttggatgaaatttatAACGTTGTGGCAACAAATCATGATTTGATGTACGTTTTCGGTTATCTCTTGAATTGATAATCAACATCATGTTCCAATGTTTAATCATTCTGTTATGGTAGTGATTATCTAAATGCGATAACTTGGAATCCAATTATGCAAATCTCAAAAGTAGCTCATTTTGGAGCTTAGTaatcttggtaataatatatataccgATAAGTTGGTAGCAAAACAATTTGGTTAGGTAGAAGTGGATAGTGCAAAAAGTCAAAGTAGAAATCACGTGGGGTATACTTTTCCAAGAGGAAACAAATTTGTTCGATAGTAAGAAGAAAGATGAATACATGAACCACTTAAATAGAgagtatattattatattattattaaataaatatatttctgttttctaattTTTGATAGGTTCACCTCAGAATTATTGATTCTAGTCCAACAAATAAAGTCAAGCCTAATAAGATAAAAGACTCGTTAAGAAGGGTGGCCTTCTCGACACACccgatttttttaaaagtcaGACACCAACAAGAGAGCACAATAAAGATGTATCCTAATAAattcccaaaataaaaaaaacagttATCCAATAAAAAAGATAGAACTACTCTAACAAAAGTGGTTATCaactctactataaatatactGACAGATAAAATGTAcgttataatatattaaaaatctgCCTAAAATTCTTGCTAATTTAAGTATCGGAGTCTCTTGTAGGTATCACTAGAGGTGT
The genomic region above belongs to Arachis duranensis cultivar V14167 chromosome 3, aradu.V14167.gnm2.J7QH, whole genome shotgun sequence and contains:
- the LOC107482213 gene encoding glutathione transferase GST 23 — encoded protein: MNYKCLAYIYTSRKGTHRRNKIECKTKKMGSKDVKLVSYWVSPFGKRAEWALKLKGVEYEYIEEDIYNKSNLLLELNPVHKKVPVLVHGNKAIAESFVILEYIDETWKQYPLMPHDPYQRAHARFWAISAEQKVGEGSWIALIKSGEEKEKALDKASEVLEKIEEEIKGKKFFGGDNIGYLDIALGWIPCIIPLWEEVGSMQIIDPLKLPAINEWMTNFLNHPVVKDSLPPRDKALDYFHSLKKKNAPN